A portion of the Pithys albifrons albifrons isolate INPA30051 chromosome 1, PitAlb_v1, whole genome shotgun sequence genome contains these proteins:
- the MED14 gene encoding mediator of RNA polymerase II transcription subunit 14 isoform X3 — protein MAPVQLESAQLVPAGPASAPAPPAPGAVTAAASPGYRLSTLIDFLLHRTYAELTVLADLLPRKTDMERKIEIVQFASRTRQLFVRLLALVKWANNAGKVEKCAMISSFLDQQAILFVDTADRLASLARDALVHARLPSFAIPYAIDVLTTGSYPRLPTCIRDKIIPPDPITKSEKQTTLHQLNQILRHRLVTTDLPPQLANLTVANGRVKFRVEGEFEATLTVMGDDPDIPWRLLKLEILVEDKETGDGRALVHSMQINFIHQLVQSRLFADEKPLQDMYNCLHSFCLALQLEVLHSQTLMLIRERWGDLVQVERYHAGKCLSLSVWNQQVLGRKTGTASVHKVTIKIDETDVSKPLQISHEPPLPACDSKLMERAMKIDHLSIEKLLIDSVHARSHQKLQELKAILKSYNVNDNSFIETALPTLVIPILEPCGRSECLHVFVDLHSGMFQLMLYGVDQLTLDDIEKSVNDDMKRIIPWLQQLKFWLGQQRCKQSIKHLPTVSSETLQLANYASHPVGNLSKHKLFIKLTRLPQYYIVVEMFDVPGNPTELEYKYHFLSVSYAEGDDSPATALLLQQFKPNIEELVLDTKSGKQMKSGVKRKLSGDPCSVEPKKPKRSGEICAFNKVLAHIVAMCDTNMPFIGLRIELSNMDIPHQGVQVEGDGFSHAIRLLKIPPCKGVNEETQKALDRSLLDCTFRLQGRNNRTWVAELVFANCPLNSTSSREQGPTRHVYLTYENQLSEPVGGRKVVEMFLNDWNSIARLYECVLEFARSLPDIPNHLNIFSEVRIYNYRKLILCYGTTKGSSISIQWNSILQKFHISLGTVGPNSGCSNCHNTILHQLQEMFNKTPNVVQLLQVLFDTQAPLNAINKLPTVPMLGLTQRTNTAYQCFSILPQSPTHIRLAFRNMYCIDIYCRSRGVVAIRDGAYSLFDNSKIVEGFYPAPGLKTFLNMFVDSNQDARRRSVNEDDNPPSPIGGDMMDSLISQLQPQQPPQQPQQQPFAKQAGASGAYPLTSPPTSYHNTVTPSPSMMHTQSPGNLHAASSPSGALRAPSPASFGPTPSPSSLGITMGQTANFASPHGSQAMPTSMPPPRKLPQRSWAASIPTILTHSALNILLLPSPTPGLVPGLAGSYLCSPLERFLGSVIMRRHLQRIIQQETLQLINSNEPGVIMFKTEALKCRVALNPKTNQTLQLKVTPENTGQWKSEELQVLEKFFETRVAGPPFKANTLIAFTKLLGAPTHILRDCVHIMKLELFPDQASQLKWNVQFCLTIPPSAPPIAPPGTPAVVLKSKMLFFLQLTQKTTVPQEAVSIIVPIIYDMASGTTQQADIPRQQNSSVAAPMLVSNILKRFAELNSPRPGECTIFAAVRDLMVNLTLPPGGRP, from the exons aaaaatagaaatagtgCAGTTTGCAAGTCGGACTCGTCAGCTGTTTGTTCGTTTGTTGGCCTTAGTCAAATGGGCTAATAATGCTGGAAAGGTGGAGAAGTGTGCA ATGATATCCAGTTTTTTGGATCAGCAGGCCATCCTTTTTGTGGACACTGCGGATCGTCTGGCATCACTCGCTAGAGACGCTTTGGTTCATGCCCGACTGCCCAGTTTCGCTATCCCCTATGCTATTGATGTTCTGACAACCGGATCGTACCCACGGCTGCCCACCTGCATTCGG gATAAAATAATCCCTCCTGACCCAATAACAAAGAGTGAGAAGCAAACCACACTTCATCAACTGAACCAGATTCTTCGCCATCGATTGGTGACTACAGATCTCCCTCCACAGCTGGCAAACCTTACAGTTG CCAATGGACGTGTGAAATTCCGAGTTGAGGGTGAGTTTGAGGCCACTCTGACAGTGATGGGTGATGATCCTGATATCCCCTGGCGCCTTCTCAAGCTGGAAATTTTGGTTGAAGACAAGGAAACTGGTG atGGTCGAGCCTTGGTTCACAGCATGCAGATCAACTTCATCCATCAGCTGGTCCAGTCCCGGCTGTTTGCTGATGAAAAGCCTCTTCAGGACATGTATAACTGCCTGC ACTCCTTCTGCTTAGCCCTTCAGCTGGAAGTCCTCCATTCACAAACACTGATGCTGATTCGAGAGCGCTGGGGTGACCTCGTGCAGGTGGAGCGATACCATGCAGGGAAATGTCTCTCACTCTCTGTTTGGAA tCAACAGGTGCTTGGCAGGAAAACGGGGACTGCGTCTGTTCATAAGGTCACTATTAAAATTGATGAGACTGATGTCTCAAAACCCTTACAAATATCTCATGAGCCTCCACTGCCAGCCTGTGATTCAAAACTGATGGAAAGAGCCATGAAG ATTGACCACCTATCAATAGAAAAACTCCTAATAGACAGTGTCCATGCAAGATCTCATCAAAAACTCCAGGAGCTGAAAGCCATTCTGAAGAGCTACAATGTTAATGACAATT CATTCATTGAGACGGCTCTTCCAACTCTTGTCATTCCAATTTTGGAACCATGTGGTCGATCAGAGTGCCTGCATGTATTTGTTGATCTCCACTCTGGCATGTTTCAGCTGATGCTGTATGGTGTTG ATCAACTGACACTCGATGACATAGAGAAGTCCGTTAATGATGACATGAAGCGTATCATTCCTTGGCTCCAGCAGCTCAA GTTCTGGCTTGGACAGCAACGTTGCAAACAGTCTATAAAGCATCTGCCTACAGTGAGCAGTGAGACTCTTCAACTAGCTAATTATGCCAGCCATCCAGTGGGAAACCTTTCCAAACACAAACTGTTTATCAAACTCACTCGCCTTCCGCAGTACTACATT GTTGTAGAGATGTTTGACGTTCCTGGCAACCCCACAGAACTAGAGTACAAGTACCATTTCCTGTCTGTGAGCTATGCTGAAGGAGATGACAGCCCTGCTACTGCACTTTTACTGCAGCAGTTCAAACCAAACATTGAAGAGTTGGTACTAGACACAAAAAGtgggaaacaaatgaaaagtggTGTCAAGCGCAAG TTATCTGGAGATCCATGTTCTGTAGAACCCAAGAAACCAAAACGGTCGGGAGAAATCTGTGCCTTCAATAAAGTGCTAGCTCATATTGTAGCCATGTGTGATACAAATATGCCATTTATAGGGCTTCGGATAGAG TTATCTAATATGGACATTCCTCACCAGGGAGTACAAGTAGAAGGAGATGGCTTCAGCCATGCAATACGTTTATTAAA AATTCCTCCCTGTAAAGGTGTAAATGAGGAAACACAGAAGGCTCTGGACCGATCTCTTCTTGATTGCACTTTCCGATTACAAGGTAGAAATAATCGCACATGGGTGGCTGAGCTGGTGTTCGCAAACTGCCCGCTTAATAGCACTTCATCCAGGGAGCAAG GGCCTACCCGTCACGTTTACCTGACGTATGAAAACCAGTTGTCTGAACCTGTTGGAGGTCGCAAAGTTGTCGAGATGTTCCTTAATGACTGGAACAGCATTGCTCGGCTGTACGAGTGTGTCCTGGAGTTTGCACGGTCCTTACCAG ACATACCCAACCACTTAAACATTTTTTCAGAAGTTCGTATCTACAATTACCGAAAACTTATCCTTTGTTATGGAACTACCAAGGGGAGCTCA ATCAGCATTCAGTGGAACTCCATACTCCAGAAGTTCCACATTTCACTTGGAACTGTTGGCCCAAACTCAGGTTGCAGTAACTGTCACAACACAATTCTGCACCAGCTCCAGGAGATGTTTAATAAGACGCCAAATGTGGTGCAGTTGTTACAG GTTTTGTTTGACACTCAGGCTCCATTAAATGCCATCAACAAACTTCCAACTGTGCCCATGCTGGGGCTGACTCAACGCACCAACACTGCCTATCAGTGTTTCTCCATCCTGCCACAGTCCCCCACACACATCAGGCTGGCTTTTAGGAACATGTACTGCATCGACATCTACTGCCGGAGCCGCGGCGTGGTGGCCATACGGGACGGGGCCTACAGCCTCTTTGACAACAGCAAAATAGTTGAAGGCTTTTACCCTGCACCTGGACTAAAG ACATTCCTGAACATGTTTGTGGACAGCAATCAGGATGCACGGAGGAGATCTGTAAATGAAGACGATAACCCACCTTCTCCTATCGGAGGAGACATGATGGATTCTTTGATATCACAACTTCAACCACAGCAACCACCACAGCAACCACAACAACAG CCATTTGCAAAACAGGCAGGAGCATCGGGAGCGTATCCTCTCACTTCACCACCCACCTCCTACCACAACACAGTGACGCCGTCCCCATCCATGATGCACACCCAGTCACCAG GAAATTTGCATGCTGCAAGCTCACCTAGCGGGGCTTTAAGAGCACCATCACCAGCAtcctttggtccaactccttCACCTTCCTCTCTTGGAATCACAATGGGACAAACAGCTAACTTTGCCAGCCCACATG GTTCCCAAGCCATGCCAACGAGCATGCCTCCACCTCGGAAACTACCTCAGCgctcctgggctgcatccatTCCTACAATCCTCACCCACAGTGCCTTGAATATTCTGCTCTTGCCCTCTCCTACCCCTGGGCTTGTGCCAGGACTAGCTGGCAGCTATCTTTGCTCCCCTCTCGAGCGGTTCCTTGGATCAGTTATTATGAGGCGGCATCTTCAGAGGATCATACAACAGGAAACG CTACAGTTAATAAACTCCAATGAACCAGGTGTAATTATGTTTAAGACGGAGGCACTGAAGTGCAGGGTAGCTCTCAATCCTAAAACCAACCAGACCTTGCAACTGAAAGTAACACCTGAAAACACAGGACAGTGGAAATCAGAAGAGTTGCAAGTGTTGGAAAAGTTCTTTGAAACAAGG GTTGCAGGACCCCCTTTTAAAGCAAACACGCTGATAGCCTTCACAAAGTTACTAGGGGCTCCCACTCATATCCTGAGGGACTGTGTACACATCATGAAACTAGAGCTG TTCCCTGACCAGGCAAGTCAGCTGAAATGGAATGTGCAGTTTTGTTTAACAAttcctcccagtgctcctccaATTGCACCTCCAGGAACACCTGCTGTTGTGCTGAAATCCAAAATGTTGTTCTTT ctccagctaacacagaaaacaacagtCCCACAGGAAGCTGTTAGTATTATTGTCCCAATTATTTATGATATGGCGTCGGGTACAACGCAACAGGCTGACATTCCCAGGCAACAGAACTCTTCTGTTGCTGCTCCAATGCTGGTTAGCAATATTCTAAAGAGGTTTGCTGAACTGAATTCACCACGACCAG GTGAATGCACAATATTTGCAGCCGTTCGTGATTTGATGGTTAATCTTACGCTGCCCCCTGGGGGGCGTCCCTAG
- the MED14 gene encoding mediator of RNA polymerase II transcription subunit 14 isoform X2, whose translation MAPVQLESAQLVPAGPASAPAPPAPGAVTAAASPGYRLSTLIDFLLHRTYAELTVLADLLPRKTDMERKIEIVQFASRTRQLFVRLLALVKWANNAGKVEKCAMISSFLDQQAILFVDTADRLASLARDALVHARLPSFAIPYAIDVLTTGSYPRLPTCIRDKIIPPDPITKSEKQTTLHQLNQILRHRLVTTDLPPQLANLTVANGRVKFRVEGEFEATLTVMGDDPDIPWRLLKLEILVEDKETGDGRALVHSMQINFIHQLVQSRLFADEKPLQDMYNCLHSFCLALQLEVLHSQTLMLIRERWGDLVQVERYHAGKCLSLSVWNQQVLGRKTGTASVHKVTIKIDETDVSKPLQISHEPPLPACDSKLMERAMKIDHLSIEKLLIDSVHARSHQKLQELKAILKSYNVNDNSFIETALPTLVIPILEPCGRSECLHVFVDLHSGMFQLMLYGVDQLTLDDIEKSVNDDMKRIIPWLQQLKFWLGQQRCKQSIKHLPTVSSETLQLANYASHPVGNLSKHKLFIKLTRLPQYYIVVEMFDVPGNPTELEYKYHFLSVSYAEGDDSPATALLLQQFKPNIEELVLDTKSGKQMKSGVKRKLSGDPCSVEPKKPKRSGEICAFNKVLAHIVAMCDTNMPFIGLRIELSNMDIPHQGVQVEGDGFSHAIRLLKIPPCKGVNEETQKALDRSLLDCTFRLQGRNNRTWVAELVFANCPLNSTSSREQGPTRHVYLTYENQLSEPVGGRKVVEMFLNDWNSIARLYECVLEFARSLPDIPNHLNIFSEVRIYNYRKLILCYGTTKGSSISIQWNSILQKFHISLGTVGPNSGCSNCHNTILHQLQEMFNKTPNVVQLLQVLFDTQAPLNAINKLPTVPMLGLTQRTNTAYQCFSILPQSPTHIRLAFRNMYCIDIYCRSRGVVAIRDGAYSLFDNSKIVEGFYPAPGLKTFLNMFVDSNQDARRRSVNEDDNPPSPIGGDMMDSLISQLQPQQPPQQPQQQPFAKQAGASGAYPLTSPPTSYHNTVTPSPSMMHTQSPGNLHAASSPSGALRAPSPASFGPTPSPSSLGITMGQTANFASPHGTIDPSSPYTMMSPSQRAGNWPGSPQVSGPSPAARMPGMSPANPSLHSPVPDASHSPRAGTSSQAMPTSMPPPRKLPQRSWAASIPTILTHSALNILLLPSPTPGLVPGLAGSYLCSPLERFLGSVIMRRHLQRIIQQETLQLINSNEPGVIMFKTEALKCRVALNPKTNQTLQLKVTPENTGQWKSEELQVLEKFFETRVAGPPFKANTLIAFTKLLGAPTHILRDCVHIMKLELFPDQASQLKWNVQFCLTIPPSAPPIAPPGTPAVVLKSKMLFFLQLTQKTTVPQEAVSIIVPIIYDMASGTTQQADIPRQQNSSVAAPMLVSNILKRFAELNSPRPGECTIFAAVRDLMVNLTLPPGGRP comes from the exons aaaaatagaaatagtgCAGTTTGCAAGTCGGACTCGTCAGCTGTTTGTTCGTTTGTTGGCCTTAGTCAAATGGGCTAATAATGCTGGAAAGGTGGAGAAGTGTGCA ATGATATCCAGTTTTTTGGATCAGCAGGCCATCCTTTTTGTGGACACTGCGGATCGTCTGGCATCACTCGCTAGAGACGCTTTGGTTCATGCCCGACTGCCCAGTTTCGCTATCCCCTATGCTATTGATGTTCTGACAACCGGATCGTACCCACGGCTGCCCACCTGCATTCGG gATAAAATAATCCCTCCTGACCCAATAACAAAGAGTGAGAAGCAAACCACACTTCATCAACTGAACCAGATTCTTCGCCATCGATTGGTGACTACAGATCTCCCTCCACAGCTGGCAAACCTTACAGTTG CCAATGGACGTGTGAAATTCCGAGTTGAGGGTGAGTTTGAGGCCACTCTGACAGTGATGGGTGATGATCCTGATATCCCCTGGCGCCTTCTCAAGCTGGAAATTTTGGTTGAAGACAAGGAAACTGGTG atGGTCGAGCCTTGGTTCACAGCATGCAGATCAACTTCATCCATCAGCTGGTCCAGTCCCGGCTGTTTGCTGATGAAAAGCCTCTTCAGGACATGTATAACTGCCTGC ACTCCTTCTGCTTAGCCCTTCAGCTGGAAGTCCTCCATTCACAAACACTGATGCTGATTCGAGAGCGCTGGGGTGACCTCGTGCAGGTGGAGCGATACCATGCAGGGAAATGTCTCTCACTCTCTGTTTGGAA tCAACAGGTGCTTGGCAGGAAAACGGGGACTGCGTCTGTTCATAAGGTCACTATTAAAATTGATGAGACTGATGTCTCAAAACCCTTACAAATATCTCATGAGCCTCCACTGCCAGCCTGTGATTCAAAACTGATGGAAAGAGCCATGAAG ATTGACCACCTATCAATAGAAAAACTCCTAATAGACAGTGTCCATGCAAGATCTCATCAAAAACTCCAGGAGCTGAAAGCCATTCTGAAGAGCTACAATGTTAATGACAATT CATTCATTGAGACGGCTCTTCCAACTCTTGTCATTCCAATTTTGGAACCATGTGGTCGATCAGAGTGCCTGCATGTATTTGTTGATCTCCACTCTGGCATGTTTCAGCTGATGCTGTATGGTGTTG ATCAACTGACACTCGATGACATAGAGAAGTCCGTTAATGATGACATGAAGCGTATCATTCCTTGGCTCCAGCAGCTCAA GTTCTGGCTTGGACAGCAACGTTGCAAACAGTCTATAAAGCATCTGCCTACAGTGAGCAGTGAGACTCTTCAACTAGCTAATTATGCCAGCCATCCAGTGGGAAACCTTTCCAAACACAAACTGTTTATCAAACTCACTCGCCTTCCGCAGTACTACATT GTTGTAGAGATGTTTGACGTTCCTGGCAACCCCACAGAACTAGAGTACAAGTACCATTTCCTGTCTGTGAGCTATGCTGAAGGAGATGACAGCCCTGCTACTGCACTTTTACTGCAGCAGTTCAAACCAAACATTGAAGAGTTGGTACTAGACACAAAAAGtgggaaacaaatgaaaagtggTGTCAAGCGCAAG TTATCTGGAGATCCATGTTCTGTAGAACCCAAGAAACCAAAACGGTCGGGAGAAATCTGTGCCTTCAATAAAGTGCTAGCTCATATTGTAGCCATGTGTGATACAAATATGCCATTTATAGGGCTTCGGATAGAG TTATCTAATATGGACATTCCTCACCAGGGAGTACAAGTAGAAGGAGATGGCTTCAGCCATGCAATACGTTTATTAAA AATTCCTCCCTGTAAAGGTGTAAATGAGGAAACACAGAAGGCTCTGGACCGATCTCTTCTTGATTGCACTTTCCGATTACAAGGTAGAAATAATCGCACATGGGTGGCTGAGCTGGTGTTCGCAAACTGCCCGCTTAATAGCACTTCATCCAGGGAGCAAG GGCCTACCCGTCACGTTTACCTGACGTATGAAAACCAGTTGTCTGAACCTGTTGGAGGTCGCAAAGTTGTCGAGATGTTCCTTAATGACTGGAACAGCATTGCTCGGCTGTACGAGTGTGTCCTGGAGTTTGCACGGTCCTTACCAG ACATACCCAACCACTTAAACATTTTTTCAGAAGTTCGTATCTACAATTACCGAAAACTTATCCTTTGTTATGGAACTACCAAGGGGAGCTCA ATCAGCATTCAGTGGAACTCCATACTCCAGAAGTTCCACATTTCACTTGGAACTGTTGGCCCAAACTCAGGTTGCAGTAACTGTCACAACACAATTCTGCACCAGCTCCAGGAGATGTTTAATAAGACGCCAAATGTGGTGCAGTTGTTACAG GTTTTGTTTGACACTCAGGCTCCATTAAATGCCATCAACAAACTTCCAACTGTGCCCATGCTGGGGCTGACTCAACGCACCAACACTGCCTATCAGTGTTTCTCCATCCTGCCACAGTCCCCCACACACATCAGGCTGGCTTTTAGGAACATGTACTGCATCGACATCTACTGCCGGAGCCGCGGCGTGGTGGCCATACGGGACGGGGCCTACAGCCTCTTTGACAACAGCAAAATAGTTGAAGGCTTTTACCCTGCACCTGGACTAAAG ACATTCCTGAACATGTTTGTGGACAGCAATCAGGATGCACGGAGGAGATCTGTAAATGAAGACGATAACCCACCTTCTCCTATCGGAGGAGACATGATGGATTCTTTGATATCACAACTTCAACCACAGCAACCACCACAGCAACCACAACAACAG CCATTTGCAAAACAGGCAGGAGCATCGGGAGCGTATCCTCTCACTTCACCACCCACCTCCTACCACAACACAGTGACGCCGTCCCCATCCATGATGCACACCCAGTCACCAG GAAATTTGCATGCTGCAAGCTCACCTAGCGGGGCTTTAAGAGCACCATCACCAGCAtcctttggtccaactccttCACCTTCCTCTCTTGGAATCACAATGGGACAAACAGCTAACTTTGCCAGCCCACATG GTACCATAGACCCAAGCTCACCATACACCATGATGTCACCCAGTCAGCGTGCAGGGAATTGGCCAGGATCTCCCCAGGTCTCTGGTCCATCACCAGCAGCACGGATGCCTGGAATGTCACCAGCCAACCCTTCCCTTCACTCACCTGTCCCTGATGCCTCTCATTCCCCACGAGCTGGAACAA GTTCCCAAGCCATGCCAACGAGCATGCCTCCACCTCGGAAACTACCTCAGCgctcctgggctgcatccatTCCTACAATCCTCACCCACAGTGCCTTGAATATTCTGCTCTTGCCCTCTCCTACCCCTGGGCTTGTGCCAGGACTAGCTGGCAGCTATCTTTGCTCCCCTCTCGAGCGGTTCCTTGGATCAGTTATTATGAGGCGGCATCTTCAGAGGATCATACAACAGGAAACG CTACAGTTAATAAACTCCAATGAACCAGGTGTAATTATGTTTAAGACGGAGGCACTGAAGTGCAGGGTAGCTCTCAATCCTAAAACCAACCAGACCTTGCAACTGAAAGTAACACCTGAAAACACAGGACAGTGGAAATCAGAAGAGTTGCAAGTGTTGGAAAAGTTCTTTGAAACAAGG GTTGCAGGACCCCCTTTTAAAGCAAACACGCTGATAGCCTTCACAAAGTTACTAGGGGCTCCCACTCATATCCTGAGGGACTGTGTACACATCATGAAACTAGAGCTG TTCCCTGACCAGGCAAGTCAGCTGAAATGGAATGTGCAGTTTTGTTTAACAAttcctcccagtgctcctccaATTGCACCTCCAGGAACACCTGCTGTTGTGCTGAAATCCAAAATGTTGTTCTTT ctccagctaacacagaaaacaacagtCCCACAGGAAGCTGTTAGTATTATTGTCCCAATTATTTATGATATGGCGTCGGGTACAACGCAACAGGCTGACATTCCCAGGCAACAGAACTCTTCTGTTGCTGCTCCAATGCTGGTTAGCAATATTCTAAAGAGGTTTGCTGAACTGAATTCACCACGACCAG GTGAATGCACAATATTTGCAGCCGTTCGTGATTTGATGGTTAATCTTACGCTGCCCCCTGGGGGGCGTCCCTAG